CATTTTCAGAATCGGCAACCTTGTGCTTTACATCCTGATCATCATCCACTGGAACGCTTGCGTCTTCTACGCCCTCTCCAAACTCCTGGGCTTCGGCTCAGACACCTGGGTGTACCCAAACATCACTGACCCCGAGATGGGCCAGCTGTCCAGGAAGTACGTCTACTGCCTCTACTGGtccaccctgaccctgaccacCATTGGAGAGACCCCGCCCCCTGTCAGAGACATCGAGTACCTGTTTGTAGTCGCCGACTTCCTCACGGGCGTGCTGATTTTTGCCACCATTGTTGGTAACGTTGGCGCCATGATCTCCAACATGAACGCGGCACGCGCCGAGTTCCAGGCCAAGATCGACTCCATCAAGCAGTACATGGAGTTTCGTAAGGTCTCCAAGGTCCTGGAGGCCAGGGTGGTCAAGTGGTTTGACTACCTGTGGACGGAGAAGAAGACCTGCGACGAGAAGGAGGTTCTGAAGAACCTGCCGGACAAGCTGAAGGCTGAGATTGCCATCAACGTCCACATGGAGACGCTGAGGAAAGTGCGTATCTTCCAGGATTGCGAAGCCGGCCTGCTGATCGAGCTTGTGCTCAAGCTGCAGCCCCAGGTCTTCAGCCCCGGAGACTACATCTGTAAGAAGGGCGACATTGGACGAGAGATGTATATCATCAAAGAAGGGAAGCTGGCTGTGGTGGCGGACGATGGGGTAACACAGTGGTGTGTGCTGAGCGATGGGGCGTACTTCGGAGATCTCAGTATCCTGGGCATCAAGGGCAGCAAGGCTGGCAACAGAAGAACAGCCAACATCAGGAGCGTGGGTTACTCTGACCTCTTCGCCCTGTCTAAAGACGACCTGATGGATGCTCTCACTGAGTACCCTGACGCCAAGTACGCTCTGGAAGAGAAAGGCAAGGCCATCTTGATGAAAGACAACCTCATTGATGAGGAATTGGGAAACAAGGCCGACCCCAAAGAAATGGAGAACAAAGTCCTTACAATGGAGACCAACATGGAGGTCATGACGATCAAGTTCACCAGAATGATTGCAGAGTGGGCAACATACCAGGCCAAGGTCAAGCAGCGCATCAGCAACATGGAGGCCAGGGTCAAACCCCTCAGGCAGGGGGATGGATGAGGTGATGAAGGACAAATAATCACATGCAGAATATCTACTCCACATTTTTAACAGACACAGATATTAAATGTAAATCTATAACCCATACTCACAATTTAGATCTGGTTAGATCTAAATAGCTTTCCATCCAAGTGGATTATAACCATAAACTGTATTGTTGACTAGTCAAAAGCAGtgaaggctggtgggaggagctataggaggatgggctcattgtaatggttgcaatggaataaatggaacgcagtcaaacatgtggtttccatatgtttgataccattaaATGTTTTGCATtctagccattacaatgagccagtcctcctatagctcctcccaccagcctccactggtcaaaAGTATACCTAGATTCAAACATAAACTCAGCCAAAAAAgaaagtcctctcactgtcaactgcgtttatttaaggcaaacttaacatgtgtaaatatttgtgaacataacaagattcaacaactgagacataaactgaacaagttccacagacatgtgactaacagaaatggaataatgtgttcctgaacaaagggggggggggggggggggagtcagaatcaaaagtaacagtcagtatctggtgtggccaccagctgcattatgtaccgcagtgcatcttctcctcatggactgcaccaggttTGCcacttgctgtgagatgttaccccactcttccaccaaggcacctgcgggttcccggacatttctggcgagaatggccctagcccacaccttccgatccaacaggtcccagatgtgctcaatgggattgcaatccgggctcttcgctggccatgacagaacactgacattcctgtcttgcaggaaatcatgcacagaacgagcagtatggctggtagcATTGTCATGTTGGAGAGTCATGTCAGAataagcctgcaggaagggtaccacatgagggaggagggtgtcttccttgtaacgcacagcattgagattgcctgcaatgacagcaagctcagtccgatgatgctgtgacacaccgcaccagaccatgacagaccttcaacctccaaatcgatcccgttccagagaacaggccttggtgtaacgctttCCTTCGACCATAAACCTGAATCCGACCagcacccctggtgagacaaaaccgtgactcgtcagtgaagagcactttttgccagtcctgtttgggtttgtgcccataggcgacattgttgtctggtgaggacctgccttacaacaggcctacaagctctcagtccagcctctctcagcctattgcagacagtctgagcactgatgcaggcattgtgcgttcctggtgtaactcgggcagttgttgttgacatcctatacctgtcccacaggtgtgatgttcggatgtaccgatcctgtgcaagtgttgttacaagtgttctgccactgcgaggacgatcagctgtccgtcctgtctccctgtagtgctgctttaggcgtctcacagtatggaaattgcaatttattgccctggccacatcagcagtcctcatgcctccttgcagcatgcctaaggcactttcacacatatgagcagggaccctgggcatatttcttttggtgtttttcagagtcagtagaaaggcctctttagtatcctaagttttcataactgtgaccttaattgcctaccatctgtaagctgttagtgtcttaacgaccgttcc
The genomic region above belongs to Oncorhynchus kisutch isolate 150728-3 linkage group LG16, Okis_V2, whole genome shotgun sequence and contains:
- the LOC109882796 gene encoding cyclic nucleotide-gated channel cone photoreceptor subunit alpha-like translates to MPKISTEQSYPSHGRCSVNTPDNLEQIESGSSHEDQLDPSFTGTGGMSRLSRFMVLVKGWSSHSSQPSDALPLDSTMKSHTEFREAWRAESMSNTRLSDQVRRRNNGQWPLAAYNMNNCNNKDDKKDEKKDEKKPDPPKPPDKKPDEKKPDPPKEVWIIDPATDMYYQWLTIVAVPAFYNLMLLVPRASFNDLQANYVMLWMVLDYTSDVIYYIDTFVRSRTGFLEQGLLVKDPVKLKEHYRAQKQFKYDIISMIPTDLAFIPYGYNNPEFRFNRLGKMARLFEFFDRTETRTNYPNIFRIGNLVLYILIIIHWNACVFYALSKLLGFGSDTWVYPNITDPEMGQLSRKYVYCLYWSTLTLTTIGETPPPVRDIEYLFVVADFLTGVLIFATIVGNVGAMISNMNAARAEFQAKIDSIKQYMEFRKVSKVLEARVVKWFDYLWTEKKTCDEKEVLKNLPDKLKAEIAINVHMETLRKVRIFQDCEAGLLIELVLKLQPQVFSPGDYICKKGDIGREMYIIKEGKLAVVADDGVTQWCVLSDGAYFGDLSILGIKGSKAGNRRTANIRSVGYSDLFALSKDDLMDALTEYPDAKYALEEKGKAILMKDNLIDEELGNKADPKEMENKVLTMETNMEVMTIKFTRMIAEWATYQAKVKQRISNMEARVKPLRQGDG